The segment TGATTGGCGATCGTCATGACTCGCGGGCGCGGCGGGCGGGGGAGTGTGCCAGTCCCGCCGGGAGTCAGTACGGCACTGGCGCGGGCGGCCGCCGTCGCAATCGGAGTGTCGTCGTAGGTCTGTGCTGGCGCGGCGGGAGGCGTTTCACGTGAAACGCTTGGCTCGTGGTTCGGCACCCCGGAACTCCTTTGGTCAGTGTTTCCATTGTGCGCCCTGCGTCGAAATGACACCAATTCAGGAACCTTCTCTACTTCCGTTGCCCGGACTTGCGTGCGGCACGTGCATCACGCGCGCTCTCGATACGTCGTCCGACGATCAATGTCGTCGGTGTCTCCAGCATTGTCCCGCACTGTTCGACGCTGAGATCGCGGATTCCCAAGCGCAGAACCTTCTCCCAATCGCGGGCGATCTCGTCGGAGGCAGACCGTCCCTTCAGTGCCACCAACCGGCCGCCGCCTCGAATCAGGGGAGCGGACCACCGAGCCAAACGCTCCAGTGGCGCGACGGCGCGGGACGTCACCACGTCTGCGGGTTCAACCGCCTTCAGGACCGCCTTCTCTTCAGCACGACCGCGAACCACGGTGACGTTCTCGAGGGGGAGGGCAGCGACGACTTCCTCCAAGAAGGTGGTTCGTCGAAGCAGCGGATCGATCAGCGTGATCGTCAGATCGGGGCGTGCGATCGCCAGCGGGATCCCCGGGAAACCCGCACCCGATCCGATGTCGATGACCGTCGCATCCTCCTCGATCACTTCCGACAGCACGCCGCAGTTGAGCAGGTGGCGCGTCCAGAGCTGCGGGACCTCCCGCGGCCCGATGAGTCCACGCAGCACGCCTTGATCTGTCAGCGTCCGCGCATACTCTTCAGCTAGCGGAAGCCGTCCGCCGAAGACCTCAGTGGCAATCGCTGGAGTCTGCTCTGGTTCCACTGCAGGCTCGTCTGCCATGGCTCCTCATCTCGTCTGGTGTTCCACGTGAAACCGCTGTACTCAAAGAACCCTCAGACTGCTCGCGTTCCACGTGAAACGTGGCTGCGAGCCGGTCGAGAGGCCTGTGAATCGGCGTCCGTGAATCTATCGTTCTCGTCTTCGGTGCCGTTGGAAACTCCCGCCGACACGCTCGATGACAGGTCCGAATCCATCCCTCGGAGCCATCAACTTGACCAACACACAGTTTAGTCGCGTGGTCTCCCGTCACACACGGCGGGAAGGATATCCACAAGTTTCAGGGATCTATCCACAGATCGACATGGGCCGATGCATCGAACTGTTGATGAACCCCCTCTTTCCGTCGATCTGTGGATAACCGACGACAGCCCAGGTTCCACGTGAAACGCGACCACGACGGGCTCCAGCACCCATAGGCAAGTCCGAAGTATCACGCCTCGACCACGAGCCCTCGACGCGAGCTCGGGCGGTACTCCGGCGACAGCGTCAGGTGTTCCACGTGGAACACCACGATCTCTACAGCGCCGGGTGCTACACCGCGCCTACGTCCATCAACACAGGGGGCGGAATCAAGTGGGGAAGGGGAGCGCGCCCGGACCTCCCGTCCGGCCACGTTCCACGTGGAACATCGAGGTGTGATCTCCAGACGGCGTACCGCAGCACGTCACTGCCGCCTGCCTCGGTCAGACACACTTGGTGTCAGCCGCCCGCAACGAAACGCATTTGAATAGTGAACCGCAACGGCTCTGGAACTCAAGCGCCGCCGCGGGCGATCAGTCCCGATACCGGAGACGCAACAGACATCCGAACAGAAGCAGTGGAGCAAGGAGACCGTCGCGCGAAGCGCGAAGCGACGAGAGTACGGAACGAGGAGGGTAGCGGACGAGGAGGGTAGCGGACGAGGACTCTCGACTACCGATACGAAGGCGAGAACAAGAAGAATCTCCCCGACACCACAAAGCCTCCCGACGAGATGAAGAACGTACGAGATGTGTCGAGGCGATGCTTCCTGCACGGAGGCTGGCGCACTTGTCGCCGTTGCCCACACGCGGAGCCCCATCCGCTGTGAAAGACGCGCTACGCCAGTTGCTTCTGTACCGACGCACGGTACGGGGAGCCGTGCCGGCCGCGCTCGACCCTGCTTCATCTCCGCTCCACTCCATCGTGCGGCGAGCGCGGCGTCCATCAACTCGGCACCCTCACAGACCTCGCTCGCGAGTTCGGATCTCTCGCGACGAGGGATCGGTGGGTCGTCGTCTGCACTCCAGTACGCGACCCGGTAGACACCTGGTCTGGACGACGGCCGCCGCGTCATAGGAACTCGGGATTTCGTAGGCACTCGGGGTATCCGCTCAGATGTTTCACGTTGAACAGTCACGCGCCTAGTCGAGAACTGTTCCGGGCGATCCACCCCGACCCCCGGGCACCGCCATCGAGGCGACGCCGTCGTGCTCAATCGTCGCGAAGCTGAGAGTCTGGGGGAGTCCGTGTTGATACTGTCGCCGTGCGGCCACAGACAGATCGCTCGAATGCCTCGTCGACCTCGAACCGGGATCGACGATCGATGTTTCACGTTGAACATTCGTCTCAGCTATTCGGGGTTCGAAGATCGTCCATCGTCTGGGGGCTGATCAATCCGCCAACGGTCGCCCGGTCCATTGATGGGGGAGGGGAGGCACGATCATTCTGATCGACCATCGGCACCCAGTACTCTCACGGAATGCCGAGCACCGAGAGCCTGGCAGCGAAAGAGCGCCAGGTGCTACTTCAGAGTTCCGAGTGGAGACAGGTGAGGACAAGGAGCGAAGGCAACCGATAAGCGTTCCGACCGACGACAATGAGCACAGTCGTATCGTCAGGAGGGCAACAGCCAACCGCCAGTTGCGGAACGCGAACCACCGGTGTCACTTCTCGCCGGCTACGCCGTATCTCCTTGGGCATTGCATGTGTGGCCGGCCTTCGCAAGGGCTCCGACGGCCATGTTTCACGTTGAACATCATTGGGTCGATCCAGGTCTTGAATCCCAACCCAGCCCTGCGGTGACACGACGACGCAACTCGCGCAGAATCACAGGTGTAAACACATCAATCGCGAACGCTCCGCCGACACTGACACCCGACAGGTTCTCCAGTCACACGGCGCCGCCCGATCCCGATTGCTGGGTCGCCAACGCTGGTCGCACGTGAATCGATCAGCGGCTCGACGTCCCGACCGTCTTACCCCCATGTCGAACTACGCCGACGTGGGTGAGCGCCGAGCAGCTGGTTCGGAGAAGCCTCGCTGCTGGGCGGCCGGGAAGCAAGAACGAATGCCTTCGCCCAACTAGTTCACGCGCTAGTCCGATGTGGGTTGCCACACTCGCCGGATAGCCACGGAGGTCTTCGTAACCCGCGCTATCGCACCTTGACTCCTGAGGGGCGTCGCCGCATCGCCATTCTCATCATCGAACAGAGTCGATCGGTGATAAGGCGGACCGAACTATCCCGCTGCACTCACGCCACCAAGAAGGAGGCCGAACCCCCAACTGAACGTCGCATCAGCAAACTGCGATTCACTCGCTTGTGGAGTCCGGACCGAATCACTTATCACCGTCACCTGCACGGCTTGACAGACCAACGCCGGCAAGAGCATCTCGGTGCCGGCCGTGATGACCGACAACGGATCGCTCTACCGGTCGAAGGTCTTCGCCACAACCGTCGGCCCGAAGGTCAAGCACCGATGGACCAAACCGTATCGGTCGCAGACCAACGGTAGAGTCGAGCTCTGTCTCCATCGCGACAATCACCACCGACCCCACACCGCACTCGGCAGTAGGCTGGGCTCCACCCACCGACCTGGTACGGCAGCCGGGTGGGTGAGAACTCAATGTCTCGACAGCCCGACGGACCGGATCACCACTGCGAAATCACCACGGCGAAGCAGACACAGTTTCACGTGAAACCCAAGAATGACAACAACGTCATTCTGACCGATTTTCGACCTGGACTGGGTGGCAACCGGTCCACCCTGGAGTTAAGTCACTGTGTCGAAACAGATTCTGCGTCGTCGCGAAGAGACTGATCGTCCTGTCACACCGATGCCTGAATACGAAGAAGCCCCGGGGTGTGAACCCGGGGCTTCTTCGATGGGGCAGGGGAGTGGTCACTCCTTGATGACGACCACCCGGCGGTTCGGCTCCGAACCCTCGCTCTCGCTGTAGACACCGTCGACAGCGGCGACGGCGTCGTGCACGATCTTCCGCTCAAACGGCGTCATCGGATCCAGCGACTCACGCTCGCCGGAGTCGCGGACGCGCTCCGCGACCTCGGTGCCGATACGCGCGAGACGATCACGGCGGTCCGCGCGCCAGCGGGAGATGTCAAGCATCAGGCGGCTGCGATCACCGGTCGCCTGCTGCACGGCCAGACGGGTCAGTTCCTGAAGGGCGTCGAGAATCTCGCCGTTGCGGCCGACGAGCTTCGTCAGGTCCTTGCCGCCGTCGATGCTGACGATCGCACGATCACCGTCGACATCGAGGTCGATGTCGCCGTCGAAATCCAGGATGTCGAGCAGCTGCTCGAGGTAATCGCCGGCGATCTCGCCCTCTTCGACGAGCTGGTCCTCTTCATCGACCTCGTCGACGTCGACGGCCTGGGACTCGGCCTCAGTCGGCTCGACCTGTTCGGTGTCGTCAGGCGACACTGTCTGGTCAGTCATTTTCTACCTCACTTAATGGAAACGTCTGGGGAAGCGGCGACGCTGTTCAGCGTCCGCCCTTCTTCTTCTTGTTGCGCTTGCTGCCGGCCTGGCGTGCACCACCGGGGCGAGGCTTCTGGCCGGGCGAAGGCTTGTTCGCCGGCTTGTTCGCAGCGGCACCCTGCTTCTTCGCGCCCTGCTTCTCGGCAGCCGATGTCTCGACAGCATCGCTCGACACGGAGTCGGAGTTCTTCACGTCACCGTCGATCACCGCGACGGCACTCTCACGCTTGGTCTTGCCGGGGCGGGCGCCTGGCTTCGGTGCGGCCGCATTCAGACGCTCCTGCTTAGCCAGCTTGGCCGCTTCCTCTTCCTTGGCGATCTTGCCGAAGACGATGTGCTGCTGACCGTAGGTCCACGCGTTGTTCGACACCCAGTACAGCAGGATGGCGACGGGGAAGAAGACACCCATGACGAGGACACCGAGGGGGAAGACGTACAGCGCGAGCTTGTTCATGATGCGCGTCTGCGGGTTCTCCTCGGCCGCCGCGGACTGACGGGCCACGGAAGCGCGCGAGTTCATGTGCGTGGCGAGCGAGGCGATCAGCATCAGCGGCACGACGACGATGACGATGTTCAGACGTGTGAAGTCGGGATCGACGAGGTTGCCGGTCGTAGCGTCGTGCATGAAGGCCTGCCACTGCGCCATCGGCTGCGTGACATACGACGAGAGCGGGACGCCGAAGAGGCGGGCGTCCAGGAAGTTCTGCACCAACTCGGGGCTGAAGGCGTAGTTGCCGATCTCGCGGTTGGCCTCGAGCGAGAGGCTCGGCCCGGTGTGCGGCACACCGAAGCCGCCGCCGTCGGGGATGTAGCGGTTGAACGACCGCAGCACGTGAAACAGGCCGATGAAGACCGGGACCTGCATGAACATCGGCAGACAGCCGAGGAACGGGTTGAAGCCGTGCTCCTTCTGGAGCTTCTGCATCTCCTCGGTCATCTTGACGCGGTCGTTCGCATACTTCTTGCGAATCGCCTGCATCTGCGGGTTGATCTCCTGCATCTGCCGCGTCGTGCGAATCTGCTTGACGAAGGGCTTGTACAGGATCGCGCGCAGCGAGAACACCAGCATGACCACGGACAGCGCCCACGCGATGCCGGACCACTCGGCACCGTTCGGCAGGATCGCGTCGAACAACCAGTGCCAGAGCCACATGATCCAGGACACCGGGTAGTAGATGAAGTTGAGCACGGCTCACTTACCCCTATCTGAAGGAGGTGCGGTCGCACCTCTGTTGGAAGTCTTGGTGCGGAGCCACTCCACGGGTCCCAGCTCGGGGACCGGGTCGTAGCCGGGCTTGTGCCAGGGGCCGCACTTGAGCAGGCGCCAGGTCGCGAGGATCGATCCCCACACGAAGCCGTGCCTGTCGAGAGCTTCGACGGCGTACCCGCTGCACGTCGGCTCGAATCGACAGGTCGGCATCCGCATCGGGGAGATGTACGACCGGTACAACTCGATGAGGAAGATCAGACAGACACGGGGGAGCCGGTGTAGGCGCGACAACCAGGTCATGCCCGCGCTCCCGGGCCCTCGGTGGTGTCGGCCGCCGCGCGACCGACAGCGGCGACCACCTTGCGATGGCGCAGCGCCGACCGTAGTTCGGCCTCGAGGTCGGTACTCGACCGCTCGACGATGCCGGGGTACGCGCGGATCACCACGAACGTCTCCCGGGGAAGCGCCTCGGCCGCGACTGCGGCGAAGGCGTGACGAAGTCGTCGTGCAGTGCGATGACGAACCACCGCATTGCCGACCTTCTTGGACACGATCAGGCCGAGCCACGGACCGCCGCACAGTGCGACGTCGGGCCTCAGCTCCGTCGAGTCAGGCCAGTCTGCTCCCACGGGAGCCACGTTAAGAGTGAGATCACGTGCCGAAACCCGCACACCCTTGGAGAGTGTGCGGGTGAAATCGGACTTCCGCGAAATCCGCGCCGAGTCGGCCGACACCGATCGCCCGGGCCGGATTATCGACTCAGGCTGTCAGCTTGGCGCGGCCCTTGGAACGACGACCGTTCACGATGGCGCGACCGGCACGGGTCCGCATCCGAAGACGGAAGCCGTGGACGCGCGCGCGACGACGGTTGTTCGGCTGGAAAGTACGCTTCCCCTTAGCCACTGGGAACTCCTTGTGTTGGGCCTACTCAACGTAGGTACTGCAGGCGGTCTTCGGCCCCTCATGGATCGGCCGGAGCCGGCTCGCGATGAGCGCGTTGAAGCAGTC is part of the Gordonia phthalatica genome and harbors:
- the rsmG gene encoding 16S rRNA (guanine(527)-N(7))-methyltransferase RsmG, with product MADEPAVEPEQTPAIATEVFGGRLPLAEEYARTLTDQGVLRGLIGPREVPQLWTRHLLNCGVLSEVIEEDATVIDIGSGAGFPGIPLAIARPDLTITLIDPLLRRTTFLEEVVAALPLENVTVVRGRAEEKAVLKAVEPADVVTSRAVAPLERLARWSAPLIRGGGRLVALKGRSASDEIARDWEKVLRLGIRDLSVEQCGTMLETPTTLIVGRRIESARDARAARKSGQRK
- the rnpA gene encoding ribonuclease P protein component; translated protein: MSADSARISRKSDFTRTLSKGVRVSARDLTLNVAPVGADWPDSTELRPDVALCGGPWLGLIVSKKVGNAVVRHRTARRLRHAFAAVAAEALPRETFVVIRAYPGIVERSSTDLEAELRSALRHRKVVAAVGRAAADTTEGPGARA
- the yidC gene encoding membrane protein insertase YidC; protein product: MLNFIYYPVSWIMWLWHWLFDAILPNGAEWSGIAWALSVVMLVFSLRAILYKPFVKQIRTTRQMQEINPQMQAIRKKYANDRVKMTEEMQKLQKEHGFNPFLGCLPMFMQVPVFIGLFHVLRSFNRYIPDGGGFGVPHTGPSLSLEANREIGNYAFSPELVQNFLDARLFGVPLSSYVTQPMAQWQAFMHDATTGNLVDPDFTRLNIVIVVVPLMLIASLATHMNSRASVARQSAAAEENPQTRIMNKLALYVFPLGVLVMGVFFPVAILLYWVSNNAWTYGQQHIVFGKIAKEEEAAKLAKQERLNAAAPKPGARPGKTKRESAVAVIDGDVKNSDSVSSDAVETSAAEKQGAKKQGAAANKPANKPSPGQKPRPGGARQAGSKRNKKKKGGR
- the yidD gene encoding membrane protein insertion efficiency factor YidD; the encoded protein is MTWLSRLHRLPRVCLIFLIELYRSYISPMRMPTCRFEPTCSGYAVEALDRHGFVWGSILATWRLLKCGPWHKPGYDPVPELGPVEWLRTKTSNRGATAPPSDRGK
- the rpmH gene encoding 50S ribosomal protein L34, which translates into the protein MAKGKRTFQPNNRRRARVHGFRLRMRTRAGRAIVNGRRSKGRAKLTA
- a CDS encoding protein jag, which produces MTDQTVSPDDTEQVEPTEAESQAVDVDEVDEEDQLVEEGEIAGDYLEQLLDILDFDGDIDLDVDGDRAIVSIDGGKDLTKLVGRNGEILDALQELTRLAVQQATGDRSRLMLDISRWRADRRDRLARIGTEVAERVRDSGERESLDPMTPFERKIVHDAVAAVDGVYSESEGSEPNRRVVVIKE